The sequence GAGCCACCACTCGGCGCTGtagccgccgcagcagtgccgccggcaccagcTACCGAGGCTATTGACGAGGCGCTGACGCATCTGTTGACGTTACTGAAGTCGCTGTCGTTTAAGTCCCCTTCGGGGGCGTCGGCCCCGTTCGCGCTTGCGCTCGCGCCAGCAGTCACGTCTTCGGGCGAGACGGCCATGTTCAAGCAGGCAGCACACGGAGGTCCACCGAGGGACTTCGACCGCGTGGTGGGCGCCACCGCTGACGGGTGCTGCCGCGAAGGTTGATGCAGCGGTGAAGTGTCTGTAATGAGCGCGCCACCAACAGCGGTCCTCCTGCGGCCATCGGGAAAACTACCAGCTGAAGTGAGGGGTGTTCCGATCGCGCTAGACAATAGCGGCGATGAAGTGCCTTTCGAGGAGCCGTTACCACCAACGAACGTGATGGGAACGCTAAGCGGCGTCACGCTGCTGGAGGGCGACGatggctgcggcggtgccttTACGCAAGTCAGCGACGTGGCGGGCGTGCTGTGGGAATAGGGGGGCCTTGACCTCGACGTCACCGTGGGACTCTTGCTGAAGGGGAGCGATGTGGCCAActgcggtgacggcgccggggCCACCACTTCCAACTCCGGTGCCTCGTGCTCCGCATCCCACGACGCTGCCATCGCACCGGCATCTGCGTTCAGGGTGGCACACAGCATTGATCGATGCTGTCCTGGTGTGTTATTCCGCGACACGGACACAACCAaatcgtcgccgtcggccgACGCGTCTACGCTAGCGGCCTCAGTGGGGAGCAAAGTAGCCGACAAGCGTAGCCGCAGCGACTGTTGGCCTACGTACGACGAGTGGCGCAGGCGGGCGGTGCCACCAAGCTTCATGTCGGCAGCGGTTGTcatgctgcgcacgcgacgctcgaagcgctgccgctcgtgcCGACGGTCCCGCTCCTGGTGCTGCACAAGACGAAGCATCCATTCCGCAaagtgcgccgccgcggcgtggcgAACGTTGTCTGTGATGGGCTGACAGAACACCGACGTGGACGACGCAAGCGACGGGGAGCTCTGCGTCGGCGACACCGTGCTCTCACTAGACTTTGTGGCCGTGATGTCCATCGTGCCCGGAAGCGGCACGGGCCCACCAGCCGGTGCGTTCAGAAAGGCCTCGCGGAAGTGCAACAGCATGAAGGAGGGCACGCTCTGGCTGTGGTGCTGCTCATGGTGCGGATGCAGTGGCGAAgggccgacggcgccgggCGGCAAAATGTGATGTCGACGTGTGCGCTCCGCCCCGCCAGCGCCAGTGTTGCCGCCATGGCCAGGCTgtggctgcgctgcggctgcggcttTCATGGCCTCGATGCGTTCGCCGACGTGAAGACAGCAGTGCCAGCAATGCAGCGCCGCATATGTTTGCAGTACCTCTGCGAGCTGGTCCGGCAGGACATCGCGACCCACCGTCTTGATGCCCCAGTCCATGAAGAAGCTAATGTCGGTAGAGCTGATGCGGCCATCGCGGTCGTTGTCCAGCATGTACAGCAGCGAGACGCGGTAGAGGCTCACCCATAGCGGATCTGGCAGGTATTGCAgcacgtggcgcagctcatCAAGCGTGTAGTACTCAGGTGTCAGCGAGACCAGCGGCCCGAGGGCCtcgggcggcggcggaagctGTACATTCGCTGAGTGAGTTGCTGACAATGGCAATGGCCCGGACTGCTCTGCATCCTGCGATGACCGTGCGGCGACTGCGGCCGATTCCTCCGTGCTGGACGCCAGCGACGCCCGCCTATAGCCGCAGGCGCACAGCAGCTCGTCCTCGtctgcctgctcctcctccttcaagCGCAGTAAGGCTCGCTGCACCGAAGACTCCGCGTAGGAGGCGGCTTGGCCCATTGCAagtgtgggtgcgtgcacCAGGTTGGGGCGGAGCAAGCGTCTAAGCCAGGACACACAAACGGAAACAAAAAGGTGAGAAAAGATAGAAAAGATGTGAAGTGTTCGCCGCCGCAGACCTCcgcccgcctccgccactcACCCGCGCTCCCTGATGGATGCAACGGTCAACGAgcgtgtgccggtgccgccgtgaCAGCGAACGGGAGCGTCCCGCAACCGACACCTTCTCGCTGCCTCCTCGGACGCGCACGGGTAGATGGAGTGGGAAACGAAGGTCGGCACCGTTGCAGTCGCGTTCTTAATGGTGTTCTATGTGGCCTTACTTTGTTTTGACTGGCGCCAGTGCCTGTGCCGATCGGCCGAGTAGCTAACGGCCGTGTGCGTACGTGTACGTGCAGATGTggaggagcgagagagagggagaggggcggaaCGTGAAGTGGCGTGATGATGTGCGAATGGAGGATGAGGGGCAGGGATCACTTCCCCCGATTCCgaaccccccaccaccacaaaacAGAGGCTGCGTTGCGCGTTCAGCGACGATGCACAACGCCGCTTGATGATATTCAACTTACTCCCCATCGTGGATAGTCGCGCCACATGCCGCATAATGACGAGAGCATAAGGGCAACATACACGCCTTACCGTTCGCCCTGCAGAACCACGccatcacgcgcgcacacacacacaccatgcgggggtgcggggggggggagcctTTCCTTTGGATACACGCATGTGTGCTCGAAGAAGACGCTcatcacgcacacgtacacaacGACAGCAGCAATCAGAGAGAATAAGAGACGAGCGCACACCTCCGTGAAACGAAAGCGGCGTGGTGGGGGCCTTAAACAGTTTCGGCTctgctggtggcggtgcatAGGGACGAGCAaccgcatgcgcacacaagcgcacgcaccggTACATACACAGAAACGTGGAGGACGTTGGGGAGGTGTGGGCAGCAGACAGTCCGCAACGAGTGCGCGAGAGTAAATGCATGAGAAGCACGCGGAAGCACTGCACAGCTGCGCAACGAGAACCTTCAAGTGAAGGttcgcatgtgtgcatgcgaACCAGCTCGTTGtgcacctcccccccctccgcttgatccccctccgcctccttcaccgccgcTTGTGCTtgagcaccgccagcaccacaGTAATGATGATGCACACCAAAATGACGATCACAAAGCAGATGATCAACCTGTCAAGAGCCATGCGGCGCATAAAACACTTCAACTCCGTGCTCGCACGTCCGAGCTCGGAGCGCATCTCGTCTAGCTCGACAGTGGTTTGCTTGATCTGCTCCGTCTGCGCCCGCAGCGTCGTGGCTGCCTCGTGTCCGAGCGTCTCAGTCTCGTTCAGCAGCTTCTCCGAGCGCCCAAGAGACTGCAGGGTGCTGTGCTGCACTTCGTTGatgcgcgtcgccgcctggCGAGCCTCCGCACAGTTCGACATCACCGGGCCGTCCCCTCCTTCGGCTTCATCGTTGTCGCCCTCGCGCGGCGGCCAGTgcacgccggtgctgcgTTGGCCTTGAGATGACGACGCAGCTGTAGCAACCGCCATggatgcggcggtgctcTGGGCAGCACGTTCTTTGCTCTGCTGCACCCACTCGCGCAGCGACGCGATCTTCTTTGCATGCGCACTTGCGTGTGTTTCGTACACGCCGCGCTCCTCACCCTCCAACAGGCGCATCTCCActcggagctgctgcaggagtcGATTCAGCCGCCGTAGAATGTCTTGCGCTTTAGCGAACGtcgccgcacgcgcagaggAAGAGTTGACGttcccaccccctcctctacctgtgccgctgctactgctgctgccaacgCCGGCGGTAGCCGGCTGGTGTGGTGCGCGCACGTCGAGGGGAAGTGCCTCGACCTGTTGCTCGAGGTCGAGCAGCTCTTTATGATACAGGACTGCGTCCGCCATAACGTAGTGGTGGTGCTTTCTGGAAAAGGTCTGTGTATGCGAGTATAGATGGTGTTGATAATGGTGGTGCTGACAGTGATACAGTACTCTTCTGCCCCTTCATGTCGCGCCCCCAGTCGGGTGTGTTTAGCAGCAGTGGTGGAAGTACTAACCGGTCGCGTGGCGCCCTTGTGAGAACGGGGGAGCGGGGGTGAGTGGTCATGCGCGTGTGGAAGACACGGAACGGAACAGGAGCAAGAGGAatagggaggggagggagggaacgGCGAGGGGGCAGATGTCACGCGAACACACTCCAGTACAGCCGCAGAGACGAGTGCGAGGGCGTTCAAGGTCATGGCGATTCAGCGCCGAGCTGGTAGAGCcgcagagaagaggggataagaggagctgcagcccagcacacgcatgtgcgtgcgtgcgcggtgaACGAGCCATTCGAGGGAGGCGCGAGGAAGACGGTCTGTGAAGGAGcatgtgcgtatgcgtgcaGCTCCATATTCTGCGCGTacgcagcgcacgctgccTCTTGACATGCAagcctcctccctctttcttcacGGCCATCTCCGCGCCGCGCAGGAGTCACACTCGTTTCGTTGCCGTCGCATGTGTTCATAAAACTTCGATCACAGTCTGCTATTCGGGTGCACGGTTTTGTTGATCGCCCAGGCGGCGCCTTCATTAAACACAAATCAACATGATTTCGTGTCAGGCGAAAGAAGAAGaatgggagagagggggaggaggaagtggAGGAAGTGGAGGGGGGAAAGTGTCGCGTCCCTcgagcacgtgtgcgtgtgtgtgtgtgtgtgtgtgtgtgtggatgggagcggcagcaccacagcACGAAGAAACGTAGCCTGAGAGTAATAAAGGAAAAACAAAGCAGGAgacccgaaaaaaaaaaaagtggcGCCTACGCAACGGAAAAAAGAGAGGACGCGCGTGGTGTCTGCGGTGGGCGTAAGTGTTGGGTGGGTAGATGGAgcaagagcaagagagagggagaaagaaacgagaggaggggaggggaggagggagggggcgtgcaTGCGTACCTGTGCCCCATCcacgtgtgcgggtgtcAGTGCAACGTGTCCATGCTGGCAGATGCAAGACTGACAGACGGCACCtcaggcgcacacacgctcacatCTGAGCACCTACAGATTCGCCTGCGGGGGCACCATCACtcaagagaagagggaaggtgCAGACGCTCGAGTACACGGACGCTGTCGACAGGCGGCGCCATCTGTGTGCGTCACCCTCCCCTTGCCGACCGCTTCAGGTTGTTCCTCTCTGCTTTCGACTCGTCACTGCacgaggggaaggaggaagacgaggcgggagacccacacacgcgtaacgacagaaagagagagaaagagagacaggcAGGCATGAAAGAGTACGTCCGTGTGCGCGGCAGGGTACGACATCCGACAATACAGCACAAGCGAAGGAAAAGAGCGAACAAGGATTCGAGCACACGAGAGCACAGGCACAACATCAATAACCTAAATCATgcaagaggagggggagagggggagggcaccAGTGAAAAACATAAGACaaaaacacgaaaaaaaaaacaaaagaaaagaacGCGGCGATGCCGATGGCGATGACCCACAGCGATACACCGGCGCGTTCGGGTGTTCGGCCATGCAGagagctgtgtgtgtgcgtgtgtatatatatatatatatatgtggAGCGGGGAGAACAGACGGTCCTTCGCCGCCGATCGTGCCCCCCCCTCGTCGCCTCCGTAACCCATGCGCGCGCGAAAACGAGCAGAACTGAAACACCAACGAAAAAGAGCGACGGCGGAAACTAAAACAGTGGAGAAGTCGTAATAAAAGAAGACGTGTCATCGCATACAGATATAGGTGTATGCATGTGGGCCCGTCGGTGGGTGAATCGGTGGAcacacctgcgcgcgcgtctccCGTGTCGTCCGTCCTGAAAAACGGCACCGAATGATGCAGACATCAGATATAAGTGAGAGCCCTAGCATGCATTCCAGAGAACGCAAGCGACTACAGCCCTACCCGCGCACGAGAAGGCCGCACAGCAGCCCACAAAACCACACCTGTGGCAAGCGAAGGaacacacaaacatgcaAGCGCACCACTGGAGCAGCATCACAAATTCAGATCCCAGCGCGAACTCCACGGAGACGCTACGTTCCACACGCACGACCACGGGCAAAAAACAACAGTGCAGTGGAGgaggaaaaaggaaaaaggggggaaaCACGAAAAGGCGTTAGCTCGGGAGTGCACACGCATCCTTGGTCCTCTTCACGAACCGTAAGGCATCCATGCGCAGTGAAACAGCATGCGTTCGGGGCTGCACACCATGCACACCCTAGCGAACCGAGCGCACGCACGGGAGAACAACACAGAGGTGTGGATAACAATAAAGCACAAAAAGAGGGACACAGAGCGTAGGGCTAGTGCGCGAGAAGCCAAGGCAGGCGATTATGCAGAAGCGAAGCCAGTCAACGCCAGTGAAAGGAACGCAaaacatgcacgcacacacacgcacacacacacacacacatacacagcaGAGCTCGTGAAGAGGCAGCAACCACGGCAGAGAGCACGCTGTAGCGCTGTGTGTCGCGATGGAAAGCGCAGCGCGTGACACCCCTCTGTTCGTACGGCCGTCTGAGCACTCGAGAAGACCAAAACGGAGATGTTGACCTCTCAGGATGAGTCCACTCCTCTGCCAGACAACGCGAGGTCcacctccgccctcgagccTCCCCGGTAATGCCACaggccctccctccccccctgGCGCGTGGCGCGTGGCGCAACGCAGCCCTAGACACACGCCggtacagcaatgcgccggctccgccatctgagagcacggcctcgGCATCGGACTCTACCCACACCCCACTCCgcaggccgcctcacagccgccccCCCGT is a genomic window of Leishmania major strain Friedlin complete genome, chromosome 17 containing:
- a CDS encoding putative Qa-SNARE protein — encoded protein: MADAVLYHKELLDLEQQVEALPLDVRAPHQPATAGVGSSSSSGTGRGGGGNVNSSSARAATFAKAQDILRRLNRLLQQLRVEMRLLEGEERGVYETHASAHAKKIASLREWVQQSKERAAQSTAASMAVATAASSSQGQRSTGVHWPPREGDNDEAEGGDGPVMSNCAEARQAATRINEVQHSTLQSLGRSEKLLNETETLGHEAATTLRAQTEQIKQTTVELDEMRSELGRASTELKCFMRRMALDRLIICFVIVILVCIIITVVLAVLKHKRR